The following are from one region of the Methanoculleus caldifontis genome:
- a CDS encoding class I adenylate-forming enzyme family protein, giving the protein MPNCTTFLDANACNPNKIALVVPSRGESYTRADLRDRVARAAGGLRALGIERGERVCIYLDSSPEYLITYLALWRIGAVAVPTNRVYKESEVLYAVRNAGAVAVVTDVEGAALVGGIRDQTPALRHIIAVGGEAADAVPWESLLLAEPCRRAVHCRFDDLCQIQYTSGTTGKPKGAMLTHGNWIAAMDAERDVLRITDADVYLGIYPMGHVGVSWGIATLRAGGTYVVMERFDLSRYLDLAREYRATIVAGMPPVIHSLVQTPPGTETALATARAIISGGGPLTPGVWKPFHERFGIPIVNAYGLSETVVVGTGTAIRPEHYSTADEFRSVGTPVGFSEVKIVDANDPGRELGAGEDGEIALRGPGVALGYWQMPEETAAAFLPDGWFLTGDVGHLDKDGMLYITDRKKDMIVMSGWKVYPTEVEDVLVQHPGVRDAAVFGCVDEHRGEVPVAVVVPAGKDVAADDILAFARERLAGYKVPRRVILAAELPRVNGWKLLRKRLREEYCGAAGA; this is encoded by the coding sequence ATAAGATCGCTCTCGTCGTCCCTTCACGGGGAGAGTCTTACACCCGTGCCGACCTCCGGGACCGGGTCGCCCGGGCGGCAGGCGGCCTTCGTGCCCTCGGCATCGAGCGCGGGGAACGGGTCTGCATCTACCTGGACAGTTCGCCGGAGTACCTCATCACCTACCTTGCCCTCTGGCGGATCGGGGCCGTCGCGGTCCCGACGAACCGGGTATACAAGGAGAGCGAGGTCCTCTACGCCGTCCGGAACGCAGGGGCCGTCGCCGTCGTCACCGACGTCGAGGGGGCCGCCCTCGTCGGGGGCATCCGGGACCAGACACCGGCGCTCCGGCACATAATCGCCGTCGGCGGGGAGGCCGCGGACGCCGTCCCCTGGGAGAGCCTCCTGCTTGCAGAGCCCTGCCGCCGTGCCGTCCACTGCCGGTTCGACGACCTCTGCCAGATCCAGTACACCTCCGGCACCACGGGGAAACCCAAAGGCGCGATGCTCACCCACGGGAACTGGATCGCGGCGATGGACGCCGAGCGGGACGTTCTTCGGATCACCGACGCCGACGTCTACCTCGGCATCTACCCGATGGGGCACGTCGGGGTGAGCTGGGGGATCGCCACCCTCCGGGCCGGCGGGACCTACGTCGTCATGGAACGGTTCGATCTCTCCCGCTACCTCGACCTCGCCCGCGAATACCGGGCCACGATCGTCGCCGGGATGCCGCCGGTGATCCACTCCCTCGTGCAGACCCCGCCGGGGACCGAGACGGCGCTCGCCACCGCCCGGGCGATAATCAGCGGCGGCGGCCCCCTGACCCCCGGCGTCTGGAAACCCTTCCACGAGCGGTTCGGTATCCCCATCGTCAACGCCTACGGCCTCTCCGAGACGGTCGTCGTCGGGACCGGGACCGCCATCCGCCCGGAGCACTACTCGACCGCCGACGAGTTCCGGAGCGTCGGCACCCCGGTCGGGTTCTCCGAGGTGAAGATCGTGGATGCGAACGACCCCGGACGGGAACTCGGCGCCGGCGAGGACGGGGAGATCGCCCTCCGCGGACCGGGGGTGGCGCTCGGCTACTGGCAGATGCCGGAGGAGACCGCCGCCGCCTTCCTCCCCGACGGCTGGTTCCTGACCGGCGACGTCGGCCACCTGGATAAGGACGGGATGTTGTACATCACCGACCGGAAGAAGGACATGATCGTCATGTCGGGCTGGAAGGTCTACCCGACCGAGGTCGAGGACGTCCTCGTCCAGCACCCCGGCGTCCGCGACGCGGCGGTCTTCGGGTGCGTCGACGAGCACCGGGGCGAGGTCCCGGTGGCGGTGGTGGTCCCCGCCGGGAAGGACGTCGCCGCCGACGATATTCTCGCCTTCGCCCGCGAGCGCCTCGCCGGCTACAAGGTCCCCCGCCGGGTCATCCTGGCGGCCGAGCTCCCCCGGGTCAACGGGTGGAAACTCCTCCGGAAGCGTCTCCGGGAGGAGTATTGCGGCGCCGCCGGCGCGTAA
- a CDS encoding RAD55 family ATPase, producing the protein MADTTRRSTGIAGLDLALGGGFPPGARIVVSGSPLSGLDLMAQQFWQTGNATGAYLMIDAVPGEKMIDARGMDAAALAGAVQGERVVVDSLSSLIAAWGIDAAVKFVVEDTREAVEGGATIVYLLYSDLHTPREEARVMRAAEIFISLRHQVHGNEFERTLAIEKLRDGNVPSRVIPYNILAKGIELSTTSRVV; encoded by the coding sequence GTGGCAGACACCACCAGACGTTCGACAGGAATCGCGGGACTGGACCTCGCGCTCGGCGGGGGGTTCCCGCCGGGCGCCCGCATCGTCGTCTCAGGGTCCCCTCTGAGCGGCCTTGACCTCATGGCGCAGCAGTTCTGGCAGACAGGGAACGCGACGGGCGCCTACCTGATGATCGACGCCGTGCCGGGAGAGAAGATGATCGACGCACGGGGCATGGACGCCGCAGCGCTCGCCGGTGCGGTGCAGGGCGAACGGGTCGTCGTCGACTCCCTCTCCTCGCTGATCGCCGCCTGGGGGATCGATGCGGCCGTGAAGTTCGTCGTCGAGGATACCCGCGAGGCCGTCGAGGGAGGGGCAACCATCGTCTACCTCCTCTACAGCGATCTCCACACCCCACGCGAGGAGGCGCGGGTGATGCGTGCCGCCGAGATCTTCATCTCCCTCAGGCACCAGGTCCACGGCAACGAGTTCGAGCGGACGCTCGCGATCGAGAAACTACGAGACGGGAACGTGCCGTCGAGGGTGATCCCCTACAACATCCTGGCAAAGGGCATCGAGCTCTCGACGACGAGCCGGGTGGTCTAG
- a CDS encoding methionine synthase, with protein MTLISKRLPTTVVGSYPVVKGSGLLARMDPLKHAVETAVADQVAAGIDIISDGQVRGDMIRAFTSHLPGIRGSSVVGKVQPAQRPITLADTKYALSRHPKVKGILTGPSTLAHGLSIETTFYRNKDELVLDLAQALAVEASHLQDAGVALIQIDEPIFSTGAANIAVGREAVNAIAGRLRVPVCLHVCGNLTAVIDDVLRTNVAVFDFEFANNPQNLEVLSAKDLRGRMVGYGCVDSADPGVESVETIRKRIEAGVEVFSAEAMLLDPDCGMRMQTRDAAFGKLKNMVVAAGLVRAEYTD; from the coding sequence ATGACCCTGATAAGCAAGCGTCTCCCGACCACGGTGGTCGGGAGCTACCCGGTGGTGAAAGGCTCGGGGCTCCTCGCCCGCATGGACCCGCTCAAGCACGCGGTGGAGACGGCTGTCGCCGACCAGGTCGCCGCCGGGATCGATATCATCTCCGACGGTCAGGTCCGGGGCGACATGATCCGGGCCTTCACCTCCCACCTCCCTGGCATCCGGGGATCGTCGGTCGTCGGGAAGGTCCAGCCCGCCCAGCGGCCGATCACGCTCGCGGACACGAAATACGCCCTCTCCCGGCACCCGAAGGTGAAGGGGATCCTCACCGGGCCGAGCACGCTCGCGCACGGCCTCTCGATCGAGACGACGTTCTACCGGAACAAGGACGAACTGGTCCTCGATCTCGCGCAGGCGCTCGCGGTCGAGGCGAGCCACCTCCAGGATGCCGGGGTCGCGCTCATCCAGATCGACGAGCCCATCTTCTCGACGGGGGCGGCGAACATCGCCGTCGGCCGCGAGGCGGTGAACGCGATCGCAGGCCGGCTCCGGGTGCCCGTCTGCCTCCACGTCTGCGGGAACCTCACGGCGGTCATCGACGACGTCCTCAGGACGAACGTCGCCGTCTTCGACTTCGAGTTCGCAAACAACCCGCAAAACCTCGAGGTGCTCTCGGCCAAAGACCTCCGCGGAAGGATGGTCGGCTACGGCTGCGTGGACTCGGCCGATCCCGGCGTCGAGAGCGTTGAAACTATCAGAAAACGGATCGAGGCCGGAGTCGAGGTCTTCTCGGCCGAGGCGATGCTTCTTGACCCCGACTGCGGGATGCGGATGCAGACGCGGGACGCGGCATTTGGAAAACTGAAGAATATGGTTGTTGCGGCCGGGCTGGTCCGGGCCGAGTATACGGATTAG
- the aspS gene encoding aspartate--tRNA(Asn) ligase codes for MRLPIRAVTPETESAEIVGWVHEVRDLGGLAFFLIRDRTGIIQVTVPKKKVSAEVLETVRNVSRESVVRVRGQVKAIEKAPGGRELVPEYLEIVSVAESPLPLDVAEKVPAETDTRLDSRFLDARKPRVRAIFFIRSAVTCAATAFLASRGCVNITTPKVVAAATEGGTELFPIAYFEKEAFLNQSPQLYKQMMMAAGFEAVFELGPIFRAEEHNTVRHLNEATSLDVEVSFADHNDVMQLLEDLIVHVYEYVRENCAGELAELGVDLKVPAKPFPRIPYTEAIEIANKTIEEKLTFGADLSPSAERAIGDSIGQHYFIVDWPTDIRPYYAMPYPEKPEFCKAFDMMHPRMELSSGAQRIHDYDLLVERIRAKGLSPESFEFYLRTFRYGMPPHAGWGVGIERLVMTMLDLPNIREAVLFPRDRHRLTP; via the coding sequence ATGCGTCTACCAATACGGGCCGTAACCCCGGAGACCGAATCTGCCGAGATCGTGGGCTGGGTGCACGAGGTCCGCGATCTCGGAGGGCTCGCGTTCTTCCTGATCCGCGACCGGACCGGCATCATCCAGGTGACCGTCCCGAAGAAGAAGGTTTCCGCGGAGGTCCTTGAGACCGTCCGGAACGTATCGAGAGAGTCCGTGGTCCGGGTCCGGGGCCAGGTGAAGGCGATCGAGAAGGCTCCCGGCGGCCGCGAGCTCGTCCCCGAATACCTCGAGATCGTCAGCGTCGCAGAGAGCCCGCTCCCCCTCGACGTCGCCGAGAAGGTGCCCGCCGAGACGGATACCCGGCTCGACTCCCGGTTCCTCGACGCGAGGAAGCCGCGTGTCCGGGCGATCTTCTTCATCCGCTCGGCAGTGACCTGCGCCGCGACCGCGTTCCTCGCCTCGAGAGGCTGCGTCAACATCACCACCCCGAAAGTCGTCGCGGCGGCGACCGAGGGCGGCACGGAACTCTTCCCGATCGCCTACTTCGAGAAGGAAGCGTTCCTGAACCAGAGCCCGCAGCTCTACAAGCAGATGATGATGGCCGCCGGGTTCGAGGCGGTCTTCGAACTCGGCCCCATCTTCCGCGCCGAGGAGCACAACACCGTCCGGCACCTCAACGAGGCGACCTCGCTCGATGTCGAGGTCTCGTTTGCCGACCACAACGACGTCATGCAACTTCTCGAGGACCTGATCGTCCACGTCTACGAGTATGTCCGGGAGAACTGCGCCGGGGAACTCGCGGAACTCGGCGTCGACCTCAAAGTCCCGGCAAAGCCCTTCCCCCGGATCCCCTATACCGAAGCGATCGAGATCGCAAATAAGACGATCGAGGAGAAGCTCACCTTCGGCGCCGACCTCTCTCCCTCGGCCGAGCGGGCTATCGGGGACTCTATCGGGCAGCACTACTTCATCGTCGACTGGCCGACCGATATCCGGCCCTACTACGCGATGCCCTACCCGGAGAAGCCGGAGTTCTGCAAGGCGTTCGATATGATGCACCCCCGGATGGAACTCTCCTCCGGCGCCCAGCGTATCCACGACTACGACCTCCTCGTTGAGCGGATCCGCGCCAAGGGCCTCTCCCCGGAGAGCTTCGAGTTCTACCTGAGGACGTTCCGCTACGGCATGCCGCCGCACGCCGGATGGGGGGTCGGGATCGAGCGCCTGGTGATGACGATGCTCGATCTGCCCAACATCCGCGAAGCGGTGCTCTTCCCGCGTGACCGGCACAGACTGACGCCATGA
- a CDS encoding pyruvoyl-dependent arginine decarboxylase: MFVPTKCFFTKGVGIHKDKLASFELALRQAGIEKYNLVYVSSIFPPNCQLISKEEGLEQLSPGSIVYVVMARNETNEPSRLVSAAIGHAMPKESNAYGYLSEHHAFGETAEVSGEYAEDLAATMLATTLGIEFDPDKAWQEREQIYKASGRIINTTHTCQSAKGDMSGRWTTVLSAAVFV, from the coding sequence ATGTTCGTTCCGACCAAGTGTTTCTTCACGAAGGGTGTGGGCATCCACAAAGACAAACTGGCATCGTTTGAACTGGCTCTCCGGCAGGCGGGCATCGAGAAGTACAACCTCGTCTACGTATCGAGCATCTTCCCCCCGAACTGCCAGCTGATCTCAAAGGAGGAGGGTCTCGAACAGCTCTCCCCGGGGAGCATCGTCTACGTCGTCATGGCCCGGAACGAGACCAACGAACCAAGCAGGCTTGTCTCCGCCGCCATCGGCCACGCGATGCCCAAGGAGAGCAATGCCTACGGCTACCTCTCCGAGCACCACGCCTTCGGGGAGACCGCCGAGGTATCGGGTGAATACGCGGAGGACCTCGCGGCGACGATGCTCGCGACGACGCTCGGGATCGAGTTCGACCCCGACAAAGCGTGGCAGGAGCGGGAGCAGATCTACAAGGCGAGCGGCCGGATTATAAATACGACCCATACCTGCCAGTCGGCGAAAGGGGATATGAGCGGCCGCTGGACGACGGTCCTCTCGGCAGCGGTCTTCGTCTAA
- a CDS encoding HEAT repeat domain-containing protein, producing the protein MMGLLSRFGMRRQEESASPPAGGEEDARVAELAESFESGDIMTRWRTVRAFGEFGEAAVPSLAKALEDEDWCVRWAAAEALGRIGPAAVPHLIGLLSHADDTVREDASRALRLIGSPAVEALEQAAHDGDGRIRCAALAALEATGSGHAADLFLAALGDVDPQVRRCAIAGVRRSRDGRGVGSLVGLLGDPDEQVRSLAADALANFGEGAVSPCIEAFGRDDDDVRRRSAVVLTRIGLRAAGPLAAALRDERQAVRRWAAWVLGEIRSHDAIEPLIETLGDPDREVRRYAAGALAGIGAPAVGPLVRALGNDDEAARHRVMEALWRVGEAATPALIDLAGAEDAGTRCRSAFILGGIGSAGASGALQALLQDPDRDVRRGAFEALEAIKTYEGLD; encoded by the coding sequence ATGATGGGACTGTTGAGCAGGTTCGGGATGCGCAGGCAGGAGGAGAGTGCCTCCCCACCCGCGGGTGGAGAAGAGGATGCCCGGGTGGCGGAGCTCGCGGAGTCGTTTGAGAGCGGGGATATCATGACCCGGTGGAGAACGGTCCGGGCGTTCGGCGAGTTCGGGGAGGCGGCTGTGCCTTCGCTCGCAAAAGCGCTCGAGGACGAGGACTGGTGCGTCAGGTGGGCGGCGGCTGAGGCTCTCGGGAGGATCGGGCCGGCGGCCGTCCCCCACCTCATCGGGCTCCTCTCGCATGCAGACGACACAGTGCGGGAGGACGCTTCCCGTGCGCTCCGCCTGATCGGGAGCCCGGCGGTGGAAGCCCTGGAGCAGGCGGCGCACGACGGCGACGGGAGGATCCGTTGCGCCGCTCTCGCGGCACTCGAGGCGACCGGGAGCGGCCATGCCGCGGATCTCTTCCTCGCGGCTCTCGGTGACGTTGATCCGCAGGTGCGGAGGTGTGCGATCGCCGGGGTGAGGCGGTCCCGCGACGGCCGCGGCGTGGGAAGCCTGGTCGGGCTCCTCGGCGACCCCGACGAGCAGGTCCGGTCTCTCGCCGCCGATGCGCTCGCCAACTTCGGGGAGGGTGCGGTCTCCCCCTGCATCGAGGCGTTCGGGAGGGACGATGACGATGTCAGGCGGCGAAGCGCTGTGGTTCTCACCCGTATCGGCCTCCGGGCGGCCGGCCCCCTGGCGGCCGCCCTCCGGGACGAGCGGCAGGCCGTGCGCAGGTGGGCCGCGTGGGTGCTCGGTGAGATCCGCTCCCACGATGCGATCGAGCCCCTCATCGAGACGCTCGGCGACCCCGACCGGGAGGTCAGGCGGTATGCCGCCGGTGCGCTCGCGGGCATCGGTGCGCCGGCCGTCGGCCCGCTCGTCCGGGCTCTCGGGAACGACGACGAGGCCGCCCGGCACCGGGTGATGGAGGCGCTCTGGCGGGTGGGCGAGGCGGCGACCCCCGCCCTGATCGATCTCGCCGGCGCCGAGGACGCCGGGACCCGGTGCCGGTCCGCGTTCATCCTCGGCGGGATAGGCTCCGCCGGTGCATCGGGAGCGTTGCAGGCCCTCCTCCAGGACCCCGACAGGGACGTCCGGCGGGGGGCGTTCGAGGCGCTGGAGGCGATCAAGACATACGAAGGTCTCGACTGA
- a CDS encoding sulfurtransferase TusA family protein: MQQEIEPSAVVDCLGLYCPMPIALTKEGMEKIAVGEVLVVEADDPAAEEDIKRWANRTGHEIVKFEKDDGILRFFIRKVK; this comes from the coding sequence ATGCAGCAGGAGATCGAACCTTCGGCGGTCGTAGACTGTCTCGGGCTCTACTGCCCGATGCCGATCGCGCTGACGAAAGAAGGCATGGAGAAGATCGCCGTCGGCGAGGTGCTCGTGGTCGAGGCGGACGACCCTGCCGCGGAAGAGGATATCAAGCGCTGGGCGAACCGGACGGGGCACGAGATCGTGAAGTTTGAGAAGGATGACGGAATCCTGCGATTCTTCATTCGGAAGGTGAAGTGA
- a CDS encoding sulfurtransferase TusA family protein, whose protein sequence is MRDNMMYADKTVNCVGICQSPMLSIETEMDVLDEGQILQVTTDKPDLVGTVRSWAADKGHTIEEELVASGVTTLILRKGAAVTAEAR, encoded by the coding sequence ATGAGAGATAACATGATGTATGCGGATAAGACCGTGAACTGCGTGGGCATCTGCCAGTCGCCGATGCTCTCGATCGAGACCGAGATGGATGTGCTCGACGAGGGACAGATCCTCCAGGTGACGACCGACAAACCGGACCTCGTCGGGACGGTCAGGTCCTGGGCCGCGGATAAGGGACATACGATCGAGGAGGAACTCGTCGCCTCGGGCGTGACCACCCTCATCCTGCGCAAGGGAGCGGCGGTCACGGCAGAGGCGAGGTGA
- a CDS encoding sulfurtransferase TusA family protein, which translates to MDADGYVDARGTYCQAPLILLKEGMDNLPERGVLKVDVDNAPTEEDVRVWARRMGHEIVGEEKAGEKTTFSIRKGG; encoded by the coding sequence ATGGACGCCGACGGCTACGTGGACGCCAGGGGGACCTACTGCCAGGCCCCGCTCATCCTGCTCAAGGAGGGGATGGACAACCTTCCCGAACGCGGCGTCCTGAAGGTCGACGTGGACAACGCACCGACCGAGGAGGACGTCAGGGTCTGGGCAAGGCGGATGGGCCACGAGATCGTGGGCGAGGAGAAGGCCGGGGAGAAGACCACCTTCTCCATCCGGAAAGGAGGCTGA
- a CDS encoding DsrE family protein yields the protein MARILYIQTSGTDTPERLYAPFVLAMTARTMDMDADIYFMIKGVTVVKKGAAEKIQVGNFPKLSEMRDQAIAAGAKIYICEQSTQLLGMERGDFIEEGKVVGAITLNDLAVDAEAVITF from the coding sequence ATGGCACGGATACTGTATATTCAGACGAGCGGCACCGATACCCCCGAACGGCTGTACGCACCGTTCGTCCTCGCGATGACGGCGCGCACCATGGACATGGACGCCGACATCTACTTCATGATCAAGGGGGTGACGGTCGTCAAGAAAGGGGCGGCCGAGAAGATCCAGGTCGGGAACTTCCCGAAACTCTCGGAGATGCGGGACCAGGCGATCGCCGCGGGGGCGAAGATCTACATCTGCGAGCAGAGCACCCAGCTCCTGGGTATGGAGCGGGGGGACTTCATCGAGGAAGGAAAGGTCGTCGGCGCCATAACCTTGAACGATCTCGCGGTCGATGCCGAAGCGGTCATCACGTTCTAG
- a CDS encoding cysteine desulfurase family protein → MAERIYLDHAAATPVRPEVLRFGMRFLDGFAGNPSTIYREGLEAQAAVARAREQVAALVGASDPGAIVFTSGATESNNIAIRGTALRNKRSGKGVVASAVEHISVLNPAKDLQKSGFAFTQIPVDRYGTIDLDALGTAVTPETVVTSVQYANDEIGTVQPIREVAEIVHDRGGVLHVDATDAAGRMPIDVERDGVDLLTLSGNPLGGPQGTGALYVRPGVRVQPVLVGGGQERGLRPGTEDVFGIACMGEAARLAAAEMPGENERLRAIRDALIAGISEVEDAFLTGHPTERLPHHASFRFSRIEGESIQLAMNAFGIAIATGSACTSRTLEASHVLLAIGLAHAEAHGSMVATLGRSNSMEEVPRIVEAARETVKRLRAITPL, encoded by the coding sequence ATGGCAGAGCGGATCTACCTCGACCACGCGGCGGCGACACCGGTCCGCCCGGAGGTCCTCCGGTTCGGGATGCGATTCCTCGACGGTTTTGCCGGCAACCCCTCGACGATCTACCGCGAGGGCCTCGAGGCACAGGCGGCCGTCGCGCGAGCCCGCGAGCAGGTCGCGGCGCTCGTCGGGGCGAGCGATCCGGGCGCGATCGTCTTCACGAGCGGGGCGACCGAGTCGAACAACATCGCGATCCGGGGGACGGCGCTCCGGAACAAGAGGTCCGGGAAGGGGGTCGTGGCGAGTGCCGTCGAGCACATATCGGTCCTGAACCCGGCAAAAGACCTCCAGAAGAGCGGGTTTGCCTTCACGCAGATCCCGGTCGACCGCTACGGCACGATCGATCTCGACGCGCTCGGGACGGCGGTGACGCCGGAGACCGTCGTCACCTCGGTTCAGTACGCGAACGACGAGATCGGGACGGTTCAGCCGATCAGGGAAGTCGCGGAGATCGTCCACGACCGGGGAGGGGTCCTCCACGTCGACGCCACCGATGCCGCGGGGAGGATGCCGATCGACGTGGAGCGCGACGGCGTCGACCTTCTCACCCTCTCCGGAAACCCGCTCGGCGGGCCGCAGGGGACGGGGGCGCTCTATGTCCGCCCCGGCGTCCGGGTTCAGCCGGTCCTCGTGGGGGGCGGGCAGGAGCGCGGTCTCCGGCCGGGGACCGAGGACGTCTTCGGGATAGCCTGCATGGGGGAGGCGGCACGGCTCGCGGCGGCGGAGATGCCGGGGGAGAACGAGCGCCTCCGCGCGATCCGCGATGCGCTCATCGCCGGAATCTCGGAGGTCGAGGATGCGTTCCTGACCGGCCACCCGACGGAACGGCTGCCGCACCACGCGAGTTTCCGCTTCTCCCGGATCGAGGGGGAGAGCATCCAGCTCGCCATGAACGCCTTCGGGATCGCGATCGCCACCGGGTCGGCATGCACCTCGCGGACGCTCGAGGCCTCCCACGTCCTCCTCGCGATCGGGCTCGCCCACGCCGAGGCGCACGGGTCGATGGTCGCGACGCTCGGCCGGAGCAACAGCATGGAAGAGGTGCCCCGGATCGTCGAGGCCGCGAGAGAAACAGTTAAACGTCTCCGGGCCATTACACCGCTGTAG
- the nifU gene encoding Fe-S cluster assembly scaffold protein NifU — translation MADQVGYSQKVMEHFMNPHNVGVIENPDGYGKVGNPVCGDIMEIFITVKNDVIEDIRFRTFGCGSAIATSSMVTDMAKGKTLEEALKITRDDVATELEGLPPKKMHCSNLAADALHAAIEDYRGKQKGK, via the coding sequence ATGGCGGACCAGGTAGGCTACAGCCAGAAGGTGATGGAACACTTCATGAACCCGCACAACGTCGGGGTGATCGAGAACCCTGACGGCTACGGCAAGGTCGGCAACCCCGTCTGCGGGGATATCATGGAGATCTTCATCACGGTCAAAAACGACGTCATCGAGGACATCAGGTTCCGGACGTTCGGGTGCGGTTCGGCGATCGCGACGAGCAGCATGGTGACCGACATGGCGAAGGGGAAGACGCTTGAGGAGGCGCTGAAGATCACCCGCGACGACGTGGCGACCGAACTCGAGGGGCTCCCGCCAAAGAAGATGCACTGCTCGAACCTTGCGGCGGACGCACTCCACGCGGCGATCGAAGATTACCGGGGAAAGCAGAAGGGTAAGTAA
- the cofD gene encoding 2-phospho-L-lactate transferase, with protein sequence MITFLSGGTGTPKLLRGMRELLDEREIAVVVNTAEDMWLSGNHLSPDVDTVMYLFADLLDTNKWWGIRDDTYITHDLLARLGIDEFIAVGDQDRAVHVARGEMLRGGMSLTEATGALCRRLNIRATVLPMTDSEVTTYVRTDRGEMHFQEYWVKHRGDVAIEGVVRRFDELPVATDEVLAAIEASDAVVVGPSNPVTSISPILECAGVREALREKRVIAVSPFIGDTPVSGPAAALMRAFGKEPSSAGTCDLYEDFIDVFIQDVRDPAGIEHALRLDTLMVNRGKSLDLAKTILTLIYRC encoded by the coding sequence ATGATAACCTTCCTATCGGGCGGCACCGGGACCCCGAAACTCCTCCGCGGCATGCGGGAGCTGCTGGACGAGCGGGAGATCGCGGTCGTCGTCAACACGGCCGAGGACATGTGGCTCTCCGGCAACCATCTCTCCCCCGACGTCGACACGGTCATGTACCTCTTTGCGGACCTCCTCGACACCAACAAATGGTGGGGGATCCGCGACGACACCTACATCACCCATGACCTCCTCGCGAGGCTCGGCATCGACGAGTTCATCGCCGTCGGAGACCAGGACCGGGCGGTCCACGTTGCCCGGGGCGAGATGCTCCGGGGCGGGATGAGCCTCACGGAGGCGACCGGGGCACTCTGCCGGAGGCTCAATATCAGGGCGACCGTCCTCCCCATGACCGACTCGGAGGTGACGACCTACGTCCGGACCGACCGGGGCGAGATGCACTTCCAGGAGTACTGGGTGAAGCACCGGGGCGACGTGGCGATCGAGGGCGTGGTCCGGCGGTTCGACGAGCTCCCGGTCGCGACCGACGAGGTCCTCGCCGCGATCGAGGCGAGCGACGCCGTTGTCGTCGGGCCGAGCAACCCGGTCACGAGCATCTCGCCGATCCTCGAGTGCGCCGGGGTGCGGGAGGCGCTCCGGGAAAAACGCGTCATCGCCGTCAGCCCCTTCATCGGCGATACCCCGGTCAGCGGCCCGGCGGCGGCCCTGATGCGGGCCTTCGGAAAAGAGCCCTCGTCCGCCGGGACCTGCGACCTCTACGAGGATTTCATCGACGTCTTCATCCAGGACGTCCGCGACCCCGCCGGGATCGAGCACGCCCTCCGCCTGGACACGCTCATGGTCAACCGGGGCAAAAGCCTGGACCTCGCAAAGACCATCCTGACCCTGATCTACCGGTGCTAG